From Medicago truncatula cultivar Jemalong A17 chromosome 7, MtrunA17r5.0-ANR, whole genome shotgun sequence, a single genomic window includes:
- the LOC11438372 gene encoding classical arabinogalactan protein 11 → MASKVFVLALIFVVIVGVAMAAEAPASSPKASAPVAEAESPKTSEAPTTFSDSPPAQSPVVVDVVPPVSGPGAASGASSLKVSAVVAVAAAGYFAF, encoded by the coding sequence ATGGCTTCAAAGGTATTCGTTCTCGCGCTCATCTTTGTTGTCATTGTTGGCGTGGCTATGGCCGCTGAAGCCCCAGCTTCATCACCAAAGGCATCAGCACCAGTTGCAGAAGCAGAATCGCCAAAAACCTCAGAGGCTCCTACCACCTTTTCTGATTCACCTCCTGCCCAATCCCCAGTGGTTGTTGACGTTGTCCCTCCTGTTTCCGGCCCTGGTGCAGCTAGTGGTGCTTCTTCTTTGAAAGTCTCCGCTGTTGTTGCTGTCGCCGCAGCTGGCTACTTTGCCTTTTAA